A segment of the Bacillus pseudomycoides genome:
ACAAATCGTGCAATCGATAAATTACGTTCAGCAGCTCATAAACGAGATGTTTATATTGGTGTGTGGTTACCAGAACCACTTGTTGAAGAAAATGATGATCCCTCAATGACATATATAATGAAAGAATCTATTTCTACAGCGTATCTTTTGCTTTTACAACAGTTATCTGAAGTTGAACGGGCGGTGTTTATATTACGAGAAGTTTTTGGTTACGATTATGATGAAATAGCATCAATTGTTGAAAAGAGTAGTGTGAACTGTCGACAAATCTTTCATCGGGCCAGAAAAAGTATAATAGATAAACCGAAATCCTCAAAATTAAGTACAAAGCAAATGGCTGCATATGTGGAACAATTTGTTGCATCTTTGCAGCGAGGAGATGTACAGGAAATGTTAGGAATCTTAAAAACAGATGCAATTTTTAAATCTGATGGTGGAGGAAAGGTTACAACGGCTCTCAAACCAATTTACACTTCTGAAAGAATTGTACGCTTATTCTTAGGAATTACTAAGAAGTTGCCAGAAGAACATTCCATTGCAATTCGAATGGTAAATGGTACACCAGGTATTATTGTAAATGTAAATAATCGCGCTACGTATGTACTTTCGTTTGAGTTTCAAGAAGAGAAAATTGCATCTATTTATATGATGATGAATCCAGAAAAGCTTATGCATATAAAGTGAAGCTTTAATCAGTGGGAGGTCTTCATCCTCCGCTGATTATTAGCCTTCATCAATCGGACTTTTACGGGCAGCCTGCCCACCCACCTAAGTTCTTTGTTTTCGCTGAATTTTGAGGTGGGGTCTTACTGCTCACAAATGGTGGGATAAATCAGAATGCATAGAATGAAAAAGACACATTTCCACAGAAATGCGTCTTTAATTTGGGATCAGATAATTTACTTCTCTAACATTTCAAGAGGAACATCCTTTTCACCTAATACTTCGAATTTAATTTCTCCGTCCTCTTCGTAAATACGTTTAATAATCGGTATAGTTATCATTTGCTTTTTGTGCTGCTTACGTTTTCTAGCAGCGTTTAAATTAATCACGTTCATGTTCAAAGCATCCTTTCTTACATACAGTTATAAACAAAAGAAAATGCGTCCGAAAAGGGCGCTACTTTAATTTGAAATACCGATTAAAAATGATTTTATGATTGCATTTTGATTGTAAAATAATGTGAATAGAATAATTACACGTAGAAATTAACTTTATCAAAAAACGTAACAATATGCTACAAAAAAATTCAATTCTTTGTCTTATAACAGGAAAAAGGCTTTCATTTCGCATATAATGAAAAGTAGACAAACATAATCAACTTTCTCATCAATTTTTTAATCATTAAATTTGTTGGAAAGGCGATGGATAGTATGAATTCTTTCGAATCACTGTTGTTAGAACTTGAAAAGTACGGAGAAGAGCATGATAGAAAAAAAGAAAAGCGAGAAGAAAAATTAAGAAATGTTTCTCGTGAAATGGGGCAATTTTTATCAATTTTAATAAAAGGGTGTAGTGCTCAGGGAATTTTAGAGATTGGTACTTCAAATGGATATTCAACATTATGGCTGGCAAATGCGGCTGAAGAAACAAAAGGAAACGTTACAACTGTTGAGCTTTCTTCAGAAAGGGTTGCAGAGGCGCTTGTTAATTTTGAAAAGGCCAATCTTAGATATCGGATTGATATTCATAATCAGGAAGCGGGAGCATTTCTAGATGCACAAGTAAATCGTTCATTTGATTTTATTTTCCTAGATTCTGAGCGTACGCAATATATGTGGTGGTGGGAAAATATAAAACGCATATTAGAACCGAAAGGATTTCTTGTTATTGATAATGCGACTTCACATGCAAATGAGTTAGCAGAATTTATTCAGATGATTGAAGAAGATGATACATTTGAAACAGTATTACTAACCTTTCAACAAGGAGCATTTGTAGCAAGAAAAAAATGAAGAGATAACAGTCATACTTAACAAGGAGATTTAATAAAAAATGCGTATACATTCTTATTTCTATGAACAGGCGCAAAAATATCCTGATCGCGTTGCGCTTTCGGAACAACATAATAGATGGACTTACAAAGAATTGGCGGAATGTGTTTCAAATCGTGCATCAGCTCTTATGCAAGACGGAGCGATACCAGGACATATTTTTATGATCAAGTTAGAAAATCGTATGGAATGGATTCAAGATGCACTTGCGGTTTCAAAAATTGGTGGAATTATCATGCCGGTTCATCCAGACGTTACAGAAATTGAATGGCAAACAATTATAAGTAGTACGGAGCCTAATTGGATTATTACATCCAAAGAGACTTTATGTCAAACAATTGAGCCTAATACCATCCCATTTCCTTTTAGACATGTGAGCAGTAAGGATGAGTTATTCTTCTTTGGTTATACTTCAGGTTCAACAGGTACACCAAAAGGGTTTGTTAAAAGTCATCAATCATGGACTAGTAGTTTTGAAGGGTGGAGTAAGGCATTTTCACTAATTGAAAGCGATCGTGTAGTAGTTCCGTTACATTTATCTTATTCAGCCCAGCTATATCCGGCACTTCAGGCATTAGCTATAGGAGCTGAGATTGTTTTATTATCTAAGTTCACACCAGAAGCCTTTTTAAAAGCGAAAGGATCGTGTGCTTCTATCACACCAGCTTTAATTGAACCTTTAATTCGCCATGCAAAGAAAAAACGAAGTGTGCAGGAAATGATTCCGAGGTGTATGATATCAGTTGGGACAAAATTATCGCCTATACAAAGACAAAAATTTGAGGAATGTTTTCCTAAATCATTTTTGTATGAATATTACGGATCATCAGAAATGGGATATGCTTCACTGTTAACACCCGAAGATGCAAGAACTGCACCTGAAACAGTCGGGATATCATTCCCAGATGTAGAGATTGCCTTTTTTAATGAGAAAAAAGAACGAGTAGTAACAAATAAAGAAAACTTTGGGAAATTATTTGTTCGATCCGGTCAGGCTTTTGAAGGATATATTGAAAATGAAAAGCAAACAAAAGCTACTTTCATCGAAGATTGGGTTACATCACATGATATTGGTTTCCAAAGAGAAGATGGGAAAATTGTTTTAGTAGGGAGAGACCGAGACATTATAAAAGCTGCTGGAAGCTTTGTGTATGCTGGTGAAATAGAGGATGTATTACTTGGAATCACCGGGGTTACAGAAGCGGTAGTGTTTTCGGAAAAAGATGAGAATCGTGGAGAGATTATACGGGCTGTTATCGTTAAGGAATTTTCTCGAGAATTAGTCGATATTCAAAAAGAGTGTCGTCAAAAATTAATATCGTATAAGCAACCAAGGAATTGGACTGTACTATCACATTTACCCAAGAAGCCGAACGGAAAGATAGACAAAATGAAATTGAGGGCTGAATTGATAAGCGATAAACTGTGTAACATGTGAAGAATCCGCCTTCAGCACGTAGCCTTCTAGGTCTTAAGTCTGAGGAAAATAATGCGCGAAACAGGTATACTTATGATAAGAAACAGGGAATGACTGCACAAGCAGGCGTTTATTAAAAATCGATTTCAAACAATTATAATGCGTGTTGAATACGATATTTTAGATGAAATATAGTGCAAATAAATTCGCACATATAAATAAAGGAGCGATTTTGTTGACTGAATTAGAGAAAAAAGAACCTGTATCAGTAGTGAAAGATAATGTAGGAGTAGTTGTTGATACTGTTATTAAAGATGAAGAACTTGTTGAACTGAATAAAGAAGCTGATTTATATGTACAAAAGTTAAATAGTGAACAAAATACAGATCTTTCGAAAGTATTATCACAGCTTGGAGATTTAGGGGATAAAGAACAGCAAGCAGCAGGACAAACATTATCAGCGCTTAAACGTCCTGTAACTGCGATGATGAATGGAAAGAATGAAGAAATTCCAAATACGTTGTTAGAATTGCGTAAAGTTGTATCAGAACTCGACCCTAATTCATTGAAAGCATCAGGTATGAAGAAATTTATGTTTAAAGTTTTTAAGAAAAATCCACTTGAAACATATGTTCATAAATATCAATCCATAGATAAACAAATTGAAGAAATTATAAGAGCATTGCTTATTGGGCGTGATAATTTACAAGAAGATACAGTTGGGTTAGAAATGCTAAAAGAGCAATCACATGATAAAATTCATGCTCTAGATAAACAGGTGTATCTAGGCCGAAAGCTTGCTGGCATGCTTGAAGCAGAAAAGCAAAATCCAGAGCGTCAAAAGGATATTCCATTAATCAATGATGCATTAGAAAAAATTCTTGTGCGTACGCGTAACATGCAGCAGGCAAAAAGTGTATTGCTGCAATCTATCGCATCTGTAGACATCATTAAGAAAAATAATGAAAAGTTAACAGAGGCAATTCGTAATGCGATTACAATGACGCAAAACGTTGTTACGGTTTCCGCAGCGATTCAGCTCGCATTAACAAATCAACGGAAAACGATTGATGCAGTTAACGCAACGAATGAAGCAATTGAATCGATGGTATTAAGTAATTCACAGGCTTTAAAACAAAACACAGAAGAAACGACGCAGTTGCTTGAAAATCCAGCAATCAGCATGGATAAATTGCGTGAATCATTCCAAAATGTATTTGCGGCTATTGAAGCATCTGAGAAATCATCGGAGCGCATTATTGAATCTAGTAAGAAGTTTGTTATTGAACTTGACACATTTAATAATGAAATGAAGCAGAAGCTCATTCAGCATCCAAAGAAATAAAGGGTCATTAGAGGAGGTGAAAAAATGGGTTTCTTCGAATTTGTTTTATTGATTGGTGGGATTTTGCTTTTACTAGGATTTACAGCTGTCGTTTTACTTGTTTATTTTGGCCGGAAATTTTACTTGTCATGGGCGAAGCCGTATAAACGAGCACATGAATCGATTGAAAAGTTATCAAATAAATCAACGCCGTTTTTACAAGAGTTTACGCAACATCCACTTTTTTATCGTTGGATTCGTTCTGAGGGGAAAAAGGAACAAAAAGCATTTAATACCCTTTTCTGTACAGCAAATCAACGTACAAGAGAACAAGTCTTTTCTATGTTACCGAAGGATAAACAAAAGAAAGTACACGCTATGGCGAAAACAACGAAAAAAGTGACGAATGAAGATATTGATGTAGCAGCAATGAAAGTAAAAGATTTCTTAAGACAAGAATCACAACAATCATCCAAGCCAACGGATCTATCGTTTTATAAATTGTATTTTTATGACCGTTATCCAGATGCATTAAATACAATTCAAGTGTATAAACGCTCAATCAATCCGTCATTGCAAAAAACGGTTGATGAAATTACAGTTTCTGTGTTGAACGCTCTTCCATATTACCAAGAGCATCGCATGTTTGAACAACAACACAAACTTGAAACGTTTTTAATGAAAGACTTAATCGATATGTTGTCGCTAGTAGCGCAATTGCCGCCATCACAACGTCCTGAAAAAGAAGAAGAATTACAGGTTTATTTACAAAACTTCCAAAAAGAAATGGAAGCAGTAGAGCGTGATATTCGTGATTCCATTGATCATGATTTGAATGTGAAGATGAGAGCGGCGAAGGAGAAATTTAAGAATAAGTAAAAGAAAGCCTCTTGCGTACATTACGCAAGAGGCTTTTGTAGTTTCATTATTTAATTTGAATTGTACTTAAACTTACGCGTGCCTAATTTTTCTTTATATAGGCTTTCAATTTCAAGTACTTCAAGAGGCGTTACTGTTTTTGGTAGTGTTTGAAGAAGAGAAAAAGAAAAATTATATTTGTAATCAGGATTTTTATTAATTAATGATATTAATTGAACATTATTTCCATGTCCGGTTTGTACGTAAGTTTCCCATCGTCCCAAAATTCCACTTACACCAGGTGCAGAACCTATATATTGCTTTCCTGTTTTTTTATCTAAAATTAGATATATCCCAAATACAGCGCTAAGCATGTCGTGCCATGTTCGATTTGCAATTGGATTTTGAATGAGCTTTTCTAATTCTTTAAATGAAAGAATGAAATTTAAATACCCAGGAAATTCGTTAATAGACCCACTGGGTAATATTTCAAACACTTCCTTATCGTTTTTGTGTAACCATTGATGCCAACTTAGTGCACTTTTTCCCCAATCAATTACTAATCGTTCTTTTAAATCATTAAATTCTGATAGAGGTGTTAGATTATAATAAAAATTATTACCTTTTTCTATTTCAGGTGCCATCCAATCTAGTTTAATGGCACACTGGAAATCAGCAACTGCCTGCGTAGAAATAACTTCATATACACTGATAAACTTAGCTTTTGAATCATTGATACCAAGAAAACTCACTATATATTTGCAATTTTTAAAGACGTCTTTGTCTTGATGCTGTTGGTATAACTCAAATTCTTCTTTTTCATATAATTCAACTAGATTAATTCGTGAATCTTTATGACGAATTAGTTTTATATCAGTTCTAGTACAATCTAAACCATGCATTGTTAAAAGTTTTTAATGATAACATTGAAGATAGGAGATATTGGTATATTTTCCATTCCGCAAATGATAAAATATGAAATGTTATATTTAGATTTCAAAATACTAAGTGGAGAGTGATTGTAATTTGCACATTTAATATAGCAATTTATGAATCATATAGAATGAGGTACTTGAAATGAAAAATCATTTTAAGAGAAATGATGAAAGAGAGAAAATCGTTTTGAAAAACACTAATTGTTATCATAATCGTTCTTATAGAAATAGCGATTTTTTGTACGATGATCTATTACACAAGCGTGGAGGATAAAAAGAAAGAGAAAAGTACTAAGAATGTAGCAAACGAGGAACAAAATAATCAAGAAGATATGAATGAAATTCAAAATAAAAACAATGAAAAGAATGACGAAAAGATGGAAGAACGAAAAGAGGAAAATAGACCGGAATATAATTTGAATGAAAACGAGAATGTAGATGATAATATGATAAAGATATCAACAACCGAATCAAACATAGCCTTTATTGGAAGAGACATTTTTTATCAGTATGTATCAAAAATGTCTAACAAAGAAGATGAAACTGAGAACTGGCAAGGTACAGCTCAAGTAATAGATCAAATGGTAGTAGGAGAAGAAAACTATTATTCTGTAGCCATTAAATTTAATGTTGAGTCTTTAAAAGAAAAAAATAAGTACCATGCGGAGTGGGATGCAACTGATAATGATGGGGAAATTACAGACAATCAATGGGTTATTAAATTTAATAAAGAAAATCCATATACTTATACATTTTTAAGTAAAGAGAAGGCGCCCGCCAATTTAAAATGGGAGAACGGTCTCGAGGATAGTCAAATAGAAAATGTAAAGATAAAGAAACATGATAAAAATTATGTGATTGAGAATTCCATTTTAAAAGTGACATATGACGGGAAGAAAACGTTCCGAAATGTTCCAATTACTATTGATCAATTTAGGCGTGAAGATGGTCGAGTAAATGAAGAAGAATTACAAGAAGGAAGTTACTATATTACTAAGGAAAAAACTGCTATTGTACATGGCGGTCATCATAGTCCGGTAAAAGTTACGGTGTCTGATGATGAAGGAAAGACATGGGAGACTGTAACAGTAGGAGATGATATTGATAGACGAAGACTTAGTTTTATTGGGTTCACATCAAAAGAGCATGGTTACATTGTTATAACGGGCGATAGAACGATGAGCTTTGAAACAAATGTTGTATATCAAACAAATGATGGTGGGAAAACATGGACAAAAATGGGAAGTACATACGATCTTACGCAATTTCTTGCGACAGGAGTAAGTTTTGCTACCGATAAAATTGGATTTATTACGTTTAAGACTACAAATGGGGATCCTGATGTTTATCGTACAGAAGATGGCGGGAAAACATGGGCGAAACTAGATATTAAATTGCCAAATAAATATCATAGTGTTTTTACATCTGTAATGCCTCCTTTTTTTGATGGGGCAAGAGGTACGTTACTTGTATCGCAAGACAAGGAAGGGATGGATCGAGAAGGAAAGATGGCAAGGCTCGTATCAGAAGATTTTGGAGCTACATGGACACTTGAAAAAATAGTTAACATTACAATTGAAAAATAAATCGAAGTAAGGAGAACATTACATTGTGTTAATCATTATATTTCTGTTTCTTATTCTATTATTTACTATTCCAATCAGAAGGGCTTGGAATAGTTTTCGATACGAAGGAGAGATTACTTCAAATGTATTACGATTAAGAAATGGGAAGGTATATCTATTTCTGCTGGTTACTTTATGTTCTGGATAGGTTTGTTAATAAATGCTATAGATATACCTGCGGGAGAACCATTATATAGGTATGAGTATCATAGTATGCTAGAATCTTATGCTTCTTTATCTCCTAATCATATATTAATTGTTATTTTCTTGTTTATTTTGGGTGGATTTTCTTACAGAGAGTTAAGTGCAAATATTGAAAAACTTTCTCCTATTCTATATGTTATTTATAGTTCGTTCATGATTTTAAATGTTTTATTTACAATCGTTTATATTACGCATACAGGCATTATGTTTTATGATGAAGTTATACATTTTAGATACATGTCTATTTTTGTATCCAAACGGGTGCTCTCGTAATCAGTTTACTATTTATATCTAAATTAAAAATTCCTTAAGTTATTTTATTCAGTGCCAGAAAAAGAGATTATAAAAAAGAAAATAAGTTTTTCATACTTTTATATTATCTTTCTTTCGGATATGAAAAAATGTCGAGAATCTGGTTAATTAGTTTATTTCCTCTGCTACTTATTGTTCAAATTATTTTAGTTCTTTTTGGACAAAGGCCAGATAGTTTTATTCGAGTATTTTTTGATACGAGTAGTTATAATTATTCAAAAATCGTTACTCCTGATCCAAAAGTTCTTTTAGGTAGTGCTCCAAAGGGGCATTACTTGTGCACAGTTTCGATTAAAGGACATAAGAAGATTGTTAAGCCACTTAGAGCAGGGATTAGACACGGAGAAAGAATTACTGTAAATCGGCAGTTGTTAATCGCAAATGCCTTTGAAAATGTTATTGAGGAACGCGCTCCAAAATGTCATAAGATCATTCGTGATTTTTACGATAAATATGGCTATCCAATTAGTAAACATATCAACACAAAGTGGTCAGCAGATTTCATTTATATCATAATGAAGCCGTTAGAATGGTTTTTCTTACTCGTATTGTATATAGTAGATAAAAATCCTGAAAATAGAATCCATAGTCAGTATAGTGAACTGAGGAAATAATCGTTTTATTTATATACATAGAGTAAATCCCTCACTTTTAGAGTGAGGGATTTTATGATTACTTCGCTTGTATAGTAGTTTTGCTAGAAGGGATACTCTCGTTATGCAACCGATCCAAAGCAGTCACCACATACGTATACGTCTCACTAGACACAGCTGTTTTATCTACATAAATTTCCCCAGGTTTTGTTTTTCGTACAGTAGTAAGTAAGTTTTCAGCTTTTTGAATGTCAACGTCATTCTTTTCATTTACTCGATAGATTGCATAATGCGTAGAATCATTGTTTCTATCATCGATGATTCCTAAGGCAATACCATCATTTCTTGCAATAGCACCTTTTAAAGTTGGTTGCTTAGGTGGATCGTGATCTAGCCAAGGCATTGGTGGAATTAATGCAGGGTGTTTATAAATATCTTTTTGTAGTCGATCTTTTATTCCTAATGGATTGTTATTAATATCTTTTAAACTAAAGTGCATGCTACCTTTTATTTGTGAAAATTGATGACTTAATGTAATTTGTCTTGGATATTCTTCAGGGTCTGACCAAGCGGGGACTGAGTTATTATTAATTTTGTATGCAGCTTGTCCAATGTATAAGTGAATTGGTTTGTTTTCTGTTTCTTTTACCCACCAATCTAGTAAAACGTCATATGCTGCAGGTGCAAAACCGATATTCCAATAGATTTGCGGTGTAATATAGTCAATATATCCTTTTTGGATCCATTCTCGTGTGTCAGCATATAGGTCATCATAATTTCTTTGTCCAGCAGTTGTATTAGAACCGGTTGGATCATCAGCTATATTCCGCCATACACCGAATGGACTAATTCCAAATTTGACATAAGATTTTTCTTGTTTAATAGCGGTATTTAAACCACTTACAAGTTGGTTGACATTATCGCGACGCCAATCTCCAATGTTAGAGAATTTTCCATTATTGTAAGTCTCATAGGTGTTCTGATCTGGGAATTCCTCTCCGGCTACTTTATAAGGATAAAAATAATCATCCATGTGAACGGCATCAATGTTGTAATTTTGTACGACTTCTAGTATCCCTTCTGTTATAAAGTTTTTCACTTCTGGAATACCGGGATTATAGTATAGTTTTCCTCCATAAGATACAACCCAATCGGGATGTTGCTTAGCGGGGTGATTTTCTGCTAATTGATTTAAATTAGTGTGGTTCATGGTTATTCGATAGGGATTAAACCATGCGTGAAATTCAAGGTTTCTTTTATGGGCTTCTTCAACCATAAATGCAAGCGGATCATAGCCAGGGTCTTTACCTTGCACGCTTGTAAGATATTCGGACCAAGGACCATATTGGGAAGGGTAAAAAGCGTCTGCGGTTGGTTTAATTTGCATAACAACTGCGTTCATACCTACATTTTTCACATCATCTAGTAGTTTGATAAATTCTTGCTTCTGCTTTTCGATAGGTAATCCTGGCCTAGAGGGCCAATCAATGTTGAGCACAGATGCAACCCATGCGGCGCGTAACTCATGTTTTTGATACGTAGTAGGTACTTCAGCTTGTGTGGACCTAGAGGTTATGAACAGGAAGGGAATAATCAAGATGACGCTACAACAACTCATTAATAATTTTTTGAAAATCATCGTACGCCTCCTTACATATTCTATTATTGAGACTACTATATCACGTGAATGTAAGATTCACAATTAAGAAAGTAGAGCGCTGAAACTTTTATTTCAAATGAAAAATATTTTTACTGAAATTTCATTTCGTCAGAACTAATTTGTCTACATTCTTCATATGATTTTTAATAACGTGAAACTTCTTTTTGTTGGCGGTTTGACAGTCCTTGAAAAAGGATAAAAATTACTTAAGGCATATAGGAGGATTATGAAATGAAAGTTCTGTTTGTATGTTCTGGAGGAATGTCCAGTTCAATTGTTGTAAACGCTTTAAAAAAAGAAGCGGAGAAAAAAGGGATTAGTATGGATGTACATGCAATTGGAACAAGTGAAGTGGAAGAAGTGGTGAAAAATGGTTGGGATGTAGTAATGGTTGCTCCACAAGTAAGGCATAGATTTGATGCAGTGAAAAAAATAGCAGATGAGCAGTCTGTTCCTTGTGGTGTGATTCCGCCGCAGGCTTATACACCACTTGGTGGTCCGACTTTATTAAAAGCAGTGCAAGAACTCATTCATTAGGAGGGAGAGTAATATGAATAAGTTTATCTCGTTTCTTGAGAATAACTTATCTAGCCCAATGGCAAGGCTTTCCGAGCAAAGGCATTTACAAGCAATTCGTGATGGTGTAATTTCAGCATTACCGTTTATTATTGTAGGAAGTTTCTTTCTAATAGTAGCGTTTCCGCCTCTTCCAAAGGATAGTTTTATTTCACTATGGGCAGCCAAGCATCAAACGAGTATTCTAATACCGTATCGGTTAACGATGTTTATTATGTCGCTCTATATCGCCTTTGGTATTGGATATAATTTGGCGAAAAGTTACAAATTAGATGCCTTATCAGGAGGGCAGCTTGCAGTTTGTTCCTTGCTTCTTACATTGACACCTGAATTAATTGATAAGAAAGGGTTTATGCTCCCAATGACAAACCTTGGGGGACATGGGTTATTTGTTACAATGATTGTTTCTATTTTATCGGTTGAGATTTTGAGATTCTGTAAGACGAAAAATGTGATGATTAAGATGCCAGAGCAAGTACCACCGTCTGTATCTCGTTCTTTTGAAGCACTTATACCTGCTGCTTTCGTTATTATTATTATGAGTATTATTACTGTTGTTTTTAGCATTGATTTACACCATTTAGTTGATAAGCTAGCTGCACCATTAGTAAAAGCTGGTGATAGTTATTTTGGAGTTATTATACCTGTGTTTCTCATTACATTCTTTTGGTCATTTGGCATACATGGTGTTTCTGTTGTTGGGACAGTTGCCCGTCCTTTATGGGAAGTTTATCTTGGTAAAAACTCTGCAGCAGTTGCAGATGGAGCAAGCAGTATACCATTTATTGCACCAGAACCATTATACCAATGGTTTATATGGATTGGCGGTTCGGGAGCTACATTAGGGCTTGTATTAGCCATGATTGTCTTCGGTAGATCAAAATATTCTAAAGCGCTGTCGAGAACGTGTATTGTACCTGGTATTTTTAATATTAATGAGCCAGTTATATTTGGACTTCCAATTGTATTAAACCCAATTTTAATTATTCCTTTTATTATTACACCGCTTGTGACCGCAACTATTGCTTATACCGCAACTGCTATGGGACTGGTTACAGCGACTTATATTATGCCGCCGTGGACATTGCCAGCTCCAATTGGTGCATATTTAGCGACGGGTGGAGATTGGAGAGCTGTTGTATTAGTCTTCATTAATATAGCAATCTCATTCCTTATTTATCTGCCATTCTTTAAAATGTACGATAAAAATATGATTGAAGTCGAAAAGAGCGGTGATGGCGAGCAAGGTTCTGTGAATGCGTAAGAATGAGAAATACGAAGAAATCATACAGATATGTATTTGAGTGATAGGCAATAAGTCTATCACTTCTTTCATGACTAAAGGTGAAACTAATCAGCTTTATTACAGTACGGTTTTCGAAAGAAATAAAAAATGAATTTTATAGCAGAGTAGCCTCGTATAAAAAATGAATATTTGGTATTATTTACAAAAAGGATTGTATAAGTCTAAGAATTTTAATAAAAATACTTTTATTTTGAAAGTGAATGATTACATGATTCATATTAACCAGTTTCTATATGTAATAAGCTCTTATATGGCTGGAAACATATTAACAGCATATATGATTATAAAATGGAAATACGGGATGGATAT
Coding sequences within it:
- a CDS encoding RNA polymerase sigma-70 factor, coding for MEMEQLYQAYKPLLFSLAYRMLGSVMDAEDIVHDTFLSLSQIEKLESIDNVKAYLCKMVTNRAIDKLRSAAHKRDVYIGVWLPEPLVEENDDPSMTYIMKESISTAYLLLLQQLSEVERAVFILREVFGYDYDEIASIVEKSSVNCRQIFHRARKSIIDKPKSSKLSTKQMAAYVEQFVASLQRGDVQEMLGILKTDAIFKSDGGGKVTTALKPIYTSERIVRLFLGITKKLPEEHSIAIRMVNGTPGIIVNVNNRATYVLSFEFQEEKIASIYMMMNPEKLMHIK
- a CDS encoding O-methyltransferase, coding for MNSFESLLLELEKYGEEHDRKKEKREEKLRNVSREMGQFLSILIKGCSAQGILEIGTSNGYSTLWLANAAEETKGNVTTVELSSERVAEALVNFEKANLRYRIDIHNQEAGAFLDAQVNRSFDFIFLDSERTQYMWWWENIKRILEPKGFLVIDNATSHANELAEFIQMIEEDDTFETVLLTFQQGAFVARKK
- a CDS encoding class I adenylate-forming enzyme family protein, with the protein product MRIHSYFYEQAQKYPDRVALSEQHNRWTYKELAECVSNRASALMQDGAIPGHIFMIKLENRMEWIQDALAVSKIGGIIMPVHPDVTEIEWQTIISSTEPNWIITSKETLCQTIEPNTIPFPFRHVSSKDELFFFGYTSGSTGTPKGFVKSHQSWTSSFEGWSKAFSLIESDRVVVPLHLSYSAQLYPALQALAIGAEIVLLSKFTPEAFLKAKGSCASITPALIEPLIRHAKKKRSVQEMIPRCMISVGTKLSPIQRQKFEECFPKSFLYEYYGSSEMGYASLLTPEDARTAPETVGISFPDVEIAFFNEKKERVVTNKENFGKLFVRSGQAFEGYIENEKQTKATFIEDWVTSHDIGFQREDGKIVLVGRDRDIIKAAGSFVYAGEIEDVLLGITGVTEAVVFSEKDENRGEIIRAVIVKEFSRELVDIQKECRQKLISYKQPRNWTVLSHLPKKPNGKIDKMKLRAELISDKLCNM
- a CDS encoding toxic anion resistance protein, giving the protein MTELEKKEPVSVVKDNVGVVVDTVIKDEELVELNKEADLYVQKLNSEQNTDLSKVLSQLGDLGDKEQQAAGQTLSALKRPVTAMMNGKNEEIPNTLLELRKVVSELDPNSLKASGMKKFMFKVFKKNPLETYVHKYQSIDKQIEEIIRALLIGRDNLQEDTVGLEMLKEQSHDKIHALDKQVYLGRKLAGMLEAEKQNPERQKDIPLINDALEKILVRTRNMQQAKSVLLQSIASVDIIKKNNEKLTEAIRNAITMTQNVVTVSAAIQLALTNQRKTIDAVNATNEAIESMVLSNSQALKQNTEETTQLLENPAISMDKLRESFQNVFAAIEASEKSSERIIESSKKFVIELDTFNNEMKQKLIQHPKK
- a CDS encoding DUF3974 domain-containing protein, whose product is MGFFEFVLLIGGILLLLGFTAVVLLVYFGRKFYLSWAKPYKRAHESIEKLSNKSTPFLQEFTQHPLFYRWIRSEGKKEQKAFNTLFCTANQRTREQVFSMLPKDKQKKVHAMAKTTKKVTNEDIDVAAMKVKDFLRQESQQSSKPTDLSFYKLYFYDRYPDALNTIQVYKRSINPSLQKTVDEITVSVLNALPYYQEHRMFEQQHKLETFLMKDLIDMLSLVAQLPPSQRPEKEEELQVYLQNFQKEMEAVERDIRDSIDHDLNVKMRAAKEKFKNK
- a CDS encoding GIY-YIG nuclease family protein codes for the protein MHGLDCTRTDIKLIRHKDSRINLVELYEKEEFELYQQHQDKDVFKNCKYIVSFLGINDSKAKFISVYEVISTQAVADFQCAIKLDWMAPEIEKGNNFYYNLTPLSEFNDLKERLVIDWGKSALSWHQWLHKNDKEVFEILPSGSINEFPGYLNFILSFKELEKLIQNPIANRTWHDMLSAVFGIYLILDKKTGKQYIGSAPGVSGILGRWETYVQTGHGNNVQLISLINKNPDYKYNFSFSLLQTLPKTVTPLEVLEIESLYKEKLGTRKFKYNSN
- a CDS encoding YCF48-related protein, which codes for MIYYTSVEDKKKEKSTKNVANEEQNNQEDMNEIQNKNNEKNDEKMEERKEENRPEYNLNENENVDDNMIKISTTESNIAFIGRDIFYQYVSKMSNKEDETENWQGTAQVIDQMVVGEENYYSVAIKFNVESLKEKNKYHAEWDATDNDGEITDNQWVIKFNKENPYTYTFLSKEKAPANLKWENGLEDSQIENVKIKKHDKNYVIENSILKVTYDGKKTFRNVPITIDQFRREDGRVNEEELQEGSYYITKEKTAIVHGGHHSPVKVTVSDDEGKTWETVTVGDDIDRRRLSFIGFTSKEHGYIVITGDRTMSFETNVVYQTNDGGKTWTKMGSTYDLTQFLATGVSFATDKIGFITFKTTNGDPDVYRTEDGGKTWAKLDIKLPNKYHSVFTSVMPPFFDGARGTLLVSQDKEGMDREGKMARLVSEDFGATWTLEKIVNITIEK
- a CDS encoding DUF6688 family protein; amino-acid sequence: MFWIGLLINAIDIPAGEPLYRYEYHSMLESYASLSPNHILIVIFLFILGGFSYRELSANIEKLSPILYVIYSSFMILNVLFTIVYITHTGIMFYDEVIHFRYMSIFVSKRVLS